The proteins below come from a single Cervus canadensis isolate Bull #8, Minnesota chromosome 2, ASM1932006v1, whole genome shotgun sequence genomic window:
- the SHE gene encoding SH2 domain-containing adapter protein E: MQWPPVPGASPCLSWASSLACSAATTLLSRAGRAPLMAAKWFKEFPLNLKTVSERAKPGGGGGGKLRKNSEAGGSGPAPGKGRKNSAAELGSGRAGVGPPKDSRLSRDSLQGLIQAAAGKGRKNSRTTEEEPHRGAAKSSGCSTYINRLIKVDTQEKNGKSIYPSSTSSSSSSSSCSSASSSPSSLGPELDKGKIIKQQDTVIILEDYADPYDAKRTKGQRDAERVGENDGYMEPYDAQQMITEIRRRGSKDPLVKALQLLDSPCEPGENGPKPEALAKRRSSKELLGKPPQLYDTPYEPAAEAGPFAAEGPERKARLPPDGHGRLPQDDERPAAEYEQPWEWKKEQIVRALSVQFEGSERPSVKEEPLRQHHRQKSWTQKILKPALADHSEGERVDPALPLEKQPWYHGAITRAEAESRLQSCKEAGYLVRNSESGTSRYSIALKTSQGCVHIIVAQTKDSKYTLDQTSAVFDSIPEVVHYYSSEKLPFKGAEHMTLLHPVHNKLHQGSASRSPSGASHA; the protein is encoded by the exons ATGCAGTGGCCCCCGGTCCCTGGCGCCTCTCCGTGTCTAAGCTGGGCCTCCTCGCTCGCCTGCTCCGCGGCGACGACGCTCCTGAGCCGCGCCGGCCGGGCCCCCCTCATGGCGGCCAAGTGGTTCAAGGAGTTCCCCCTGAACCTGAAGACCGTGTCGGAGCGGGCCAAGCCCGGCGGCGGGGGAGGCGGCAAACTGCGCAAGAACTCGGAGGCGGGCGGCTCCGGGCCCGCCCCGGGCAAGGGCCGCAAGAACTCGGCGGCCGAGTTGGGCAGCGGCCGGGCCGGGGTCGGACCCCCCAAGGACAGCCGGCTGTCCCGGGATAGCCTGCAGGGCCTGATTCAGGCCGCCGCAGGCAAAGGCCGCAAAAACTCCCGGACCACCGAGGAGGAGCCCCACCGGGGCGCGGCCAAGAGCTCAGGCTGCAGCACCTACATCAACAGGCTCATCAAAGTGGACACTCAGGAGAAGAACGGGAAGAGCATCTAccccagcagcaccagcagcagcagtagcagcagcagctgttccTCCGCGTCCTCTTCCCCTTCATCTCTGGGCCCCGAACTGGACAAGGGCAAGATTATTAAGCAGCAAGACACG GTCATCATTTTAGAAGACTATGCTGACCCTTACGATGCTAAACGGACAAAAGGTCAAAGGGATGCAGAGAGAGTAGGGGAGAACGACGGTTATATGGAACCCTATGATGCCCAGCAAATGATAACAG AAATCAGACGACGAGGTTCCAAAGACCCCCTGGTGAAGGCGCTTCAGCTGCTCGACAGCCCCTGCGAGCCTGGAGAGAACGGCCCGAAGCCCGAGGCGCTGGCGAAGCGCCGAAGCTCCAAGGAGCTGCTCGGGAAGCCGCCGCAGCTGTACGACACGCCCTACGAGCCGGCGGCCGAAGCGGGCCCGTTCGCCGCCGAGGGGCCGGAGCGGAAGGCGAGGTTGCCCCCGGACGGCCACGGACGGCTGCCGCAGGACGACGAGAGGCCCGCGGCCGAGTACGAGCAGCCCTGGGAGTGGAAGAAGGAGCAGATCGTGCGGGCGCTGTCGG TTCAGTTTGAAGGCTCTGAGCGACCTTCTGTCAAGGAGGAGCCACTGAGGCAGCACCACCGACAGAAGAGCTGGACCCAGAAGATTCTGAAGCCAGCCCTGGCTGACCACAGTGAGGGGGAGAGAGTGGACCCAGCCCTGCCGCTGGAGAAGCAGCC TTGGTATCATGGTGCCATCACCCGTGCTGAGGCAGAGAGTCGACTACAGTCCTGCAAAGAAGCTGGGTACCTGGTTCGAAACAGCGAGTCAGGAACCAGTAGGTACTCCATTGCACTAAA GACTAGTCAAGGATGCGTCCACATCATAGTGGCTCAGACCAAAGACAGCAAGTACACCCTGGATCAGACGAGCGCGGTCTTTGACAGCATCCCGGAAGTGGTACACTACTACTCCAGTGAGAAACTGCCTTTTAAGGGGGCAGAGCACATGACCTTGCTCCACCCTGTACACAACAAGCTGCACCAAGGCTCAGCCTCCAGAAGCCCCAGCGGGGCCTCTCACGCCTAG